In the Leptolyngbya sp. SIO1E4 genome, one interval contains:
- a CDS encoding Uma2 family endonuclease, translated as MVQLKPDSPVDNNYPDSDGQPMADNTKQFRWIVVIKENLELLFVDDPQVFVAGDLLWYPVQGDNGIRQAPDVMVVMGRPKGDRGSYRQWEEAGIAPHVVFEIISPGNRFGEMLRKLAFYERYGVEEYYLYDPDKLELTGLQRQDDTLEIIEAMDGWVSPRLQIRFQMTPDTLEIYRPDGQRFLTYTELGQQLAQEKERIRALETKLKALGVDPDQI; from the coding sequence ATGGTTCAACTTAAACCAGATTCCCCGGTTGATAACAATTATCCAGACAGTGATGGACAGCCCATGGCCGACAACACCAAGCAGTTTCGCTGGATTGTTGTGATCAAGGAAAATCTGGAGTTGCTGTTTGTCGATGACCCTCAAGTGTTTGTGGCTGGTGATTTACTCTGGTATCCGGTGCAGGGAGACAATGGAATTCGACAGGCTCCCGATGTCATGGTGGTGATGGGGCGGCCAAAGGGTGATAGGGGGTCCTATCGGCAGTGGGAAGAGGCAGGAATTGCGCCCCATGTCGTATTTGAAATTATTTCTCCAGGCAATCGCTTTGGGGAAATGCTCCGAAAGCTGGCGTTTTATGAACGCTATGGCGTGGAAGAATACTATCTCTACGATCCTGATAAATTGGAGCTAACGGGCCTTCAGCGCCAAGATGACACGCTGGAAATCATTGAAGCGATGGACGGCTGGGTCAGCCCCAGACTGCAAATTCGATTTCAGATGACGCCTGACACGTTAGAGATTTATCGACCCGATGGGCAAAGGTTTTTGACCTATACCGAACTGGGGCAGCAGCTTGCGCAAGAAAAGGAGCGTATTCGAGCGTTGGAGACTAAATTAAAGGCGTTAGGGGTTGACCCTGACCAAATCTGA
- a CDS encoding AAA-like domain-containing protein — MADIAKGIRKVVTELAEKVIEAEPETEPKTEPEAEPALVPEGAPDETAPPTPVAALEFPDGQVPLGSPFYVERSPIEADCFQAIINPSALIRIKAPRQVGKSSLMARVLDHAQQQGYRTVNLSFQEADGDIFESLEGLLQWLCASVAHTLGLPDQLANYWTGPLAKKQKCSNYLQDYIFAKVPVPLVLGMDEVDQVFQYPAIARDFFGLLRAWHEKKNTPTWQKLRLIITHSKEVYVPLDINQSPFNVGLAIELPEFTPEQVEDLAQRHGLYLQHQLKRLMQMLGGHPYLIRVALYALAKGRTTLEVFLAEAPTQAGPYGEHLRHHLENLVDHDALRSAMQTVVMANGPIRINDQAAFKLRSMGLIRLQGDTVEPLGDLYRLYFRDRLGGS; from the coding sequence CTGGCTGACATTGCCAAAGGGATTCGCAAGGTAGTGACTGAGCTAGCGGAGAAAGTTATTGAGGCTGAACCCGAAACTGAGCCCAAAACTGAACCCGAGGCTGAACCTGCGCTTGTCCCTGAGGGGGCACCCGATGAGACTGCACCCCCAACTCCTGTCGCAGCGTTAGAGTTTCCAGATGGTCAGGTGCCGTTGGGGTCCCCCTTTTATGTGGAGCGATCGCCCATTGAAGCAGACTGTTTTCAGGCCATCATTAACCCTAGTGCGCTCATTCGCATCAAAGCGCCTCGTCAGGTGGGCAAATCATCGCTGATGGCACGGGTGTTAGACCATGCCCAGCAGCAGGGCTATCGCACCGTTAATCTCTCGTTTCAAGAGGCAGATGGCGACATTTTTGAAAGCCTAGAAGGGTTACTACAGTGGTTGTGTGCCAGTGTTGCCCACACGCTGGGGTTGCCAGATCAGTTGGCAAACTATTGGACTGGCCCCCTAGCCAAAAAACAAAAGTGCAGCAATTACCTGCAGGACTATATTTTTGCCAAGGTGCCGGTGCCTCTAGTTTTGGGCATGGATGAAGTGGATCAGGTGTTTCAGTATCCTGCCATTGCCAGGGACTTTTTTGGACTGCTGCGGGCCTGGCACGAAAAGAAAAACACCCCCACCTGGCAAAAGCTCAGGTTGATTATTACCCACTCTAAAGAGGTGTATGTGCCTCTAGACATTAACCAATCGCCGTTTAACGTGGGGCTGGCGATCGAACTGCCGGAGTTTACCCCTGAGCAGGTTGAAGACTTAGCCCAGCGCCATGGCCTCTATTTGCAACATCAACTCAAGCGCCTGATGCAGATGTTGGGGGGGCATCCGTACCTGATTCGGGTCGCTCTATATGCTCTGGCTAAAGGACGAACCACGCTAGAGGTGTTTCTGGCAGAAGCCCCAACTCAGGCCGGGCCTTATGGCGAACACCTGCGCCATCATTTGGAGAATTTAGTGGATCACGATGCCCTGCGGTCGGCAATGCAGACTGTTGTGATGGCCAATGGCCCTATTCGCATCAATGATCAGGCTGCCTTTAAGCTCAGAAGTATGGGGCTGATTCGGCTGCAGGGCGATACGGTAGAGCCGCTGGGTGATTTGTATCGACTGTATTTCCGTGATCGCCTGGGAGGCAGCTAA
- the aroQ gene encoding type II 3-dehydroquinate dehydratase: MTETVLKVLVLHGPNLNLLGKREPGIYGVETLQSIDSRLQAEGQKLSVEISSQQSNHEGVLVDLIQAALNVFDGIIINPGAYTHTSVAIRDAIAAVAIPTVEVHLSNIHRREAFRHHSYIAPVAVGQISGFGADSYRLGLQALVAHLRSQSSQ; this comes from the coding sequence GTGACTGAAACTGTTTTGAAAGTATTGGTGCTGCATGGCCCAAACTTAAATTTGCTGGGTAAGCGTGAACCTGGCATTTATGGTGTTGAGACACTGCAAAGTATTGATAGCCGCCTCCAGGCAGAGGGGCAGAAGCTCTCGGTGGAGATCTCGTCTCAACAGTCAAATCACGAGGGTGTCCTGGTAGATTTGATTCAAGCGGCTCTTAACGTCTTCGACGGAATCATTATTAATCCGGGAGCTTACACCCACACTAGTGTGGCGATTCGGGATGCAATTGCGGCGGTTGCCATTCCTACAGTTGAGGTTCATCTCAGTAACATCCATCGCCGCGAAGCCTTTCGCCATCACTCCTACATTGCGCCGGTTGCTGTCGGGCAAATTAGCGGGTTTGGAGCCGACAGCTATCGGTTAGGGCTGCAGGCTTTGGTTGCTCACCTGCGATCGCAATCATCCCAGTAG
- a CDS encoding competence/damage-inducible protein A, translated as MQGSAEVICVGTELLLGDILNTNAQFLAQELAQLGIPHYYQTVVGDNPLRIQRALAIACERSRLLLFTGGLGPTPDDLTIETLADFFDVPLEERPEVLADIRQKFARRGRDMSPSNRKQALLPRGAEVLPNPAGSAPGIIWEPRPDLVIMTFPGVPKEMQIMWAETAIPYLQRQGWSSATIYSRTLKFWGIGESTLAERVAPLLDLENPTVAPYASQGTVKLRVSAKATSEAAAIALISPVAEEILKIAGTDYYGDNEDTLASVVGGLLQARGHTLAVAESCTGGGLGQMITAVPGSSHYFLGGVISYDNAVKISLLGVDSLTLETQGAVSDPVACQMAAGVRSRLGTDWGIGITGVAGPGGGTEEKPVGLVYIGVAGPNGQVESRAYRFGNLRGREWIRHLSCCSALDQLRRVTQTL; from the coding sequence ATGCAGGGAAGTGCAGAAGTTATTTGCGTTGGCACAGAGCTATTGCTGGGCGACATTCTGAATACGAATGCCCAGTTTTTAGCACAAGAATTGGCCCAGTTGGGCATTCCCCACTACTACCAGACCGTTGTGGGAGATAATCCTTTACGGATTCAACGGGCACTGGCGATCGCCTGCGAGCGATCGCGCTTACTCCTGTTCACGGGTGGGTTGGGGCCAACCCCCGACGATTTGACTATTGAAACCTTGGCAGACTTTTTCGATGTGCCTCTAGAAGAGCGCCCTGAGGTGTTGGCAGATATTCGCCAAAAGTTTGCCCGTCGGGGACGAGACATGTCTCCCAGTAACCGTAAGCAGGCCCTCTTGCCCCGAGGGGCTGAGGTCTTGCCCAACCCGGCAGGAAGTGCCCCCGGCATTATTTGGGAACCGCGTCCGGACTTGGTCATCATGACCTTCCCTGGGGTGCCCAAAGAGATGCAGATTATGTGGGCCGAGACTGCAATCCCTTACTTGCAACGGCAGGGATGGTCTTCGGCGACCATTTACAGCCGCACGCTGAAATTTTGGGGCATTGGAGAATCCACCCTGGCGGAGCGAGTGGCGCCGCTGCTGGATCTGGAAAACCCGACTGTGGCTCCCTATGCGAGTCAGGGAACTGTGAAGCTGCGGGTGTCTGCCAAGGCCACTTCGGAAGCCGCTGCGATTGCGCTCATCAGCCCTGTTGCTGAAGAAATTCTGAAGATTGCTGGAACTGATTACTATGGAGACAATGAAGACACCCTGGCGTCCGTAGTCGGGGGCTTGTTACAGGCCCGAGGCCACACGCTGGCAGTGGCTGAATCTTGTACCGGTGGGGGGCTGGGTCAGATGATTACGGCAGTTCCGGGCAGTTCCCATTATTTTTTAGGGGGTGTTATTTCTTACGACAATGCTGTGAAAATCAGCTTGCTAGGTGTGGATTCCTTAACCTTAGAGACCCAAGGGGCCGTCAGTGATCCGGTGGCGTGTCAGATGGCAGCAGGGGTACGATCGCGATTAGGAACAGACTGGGGGATTGGAATTACAGGGGTCGCTGGCCCCGGAGGCGGTACCGAAGAGAAACCCGTCGGGCTAGTCTACATCGGGGTTGCAGGCCCCAATGGCCAGGTAGAAAGCCGGGCCTATCGCTTTGGAAACTTACGAGGTCGAGAATGGATTCGCCACCTCAGCTGCTGTTCTGCCCTGGATCAACTGCGGCGAGTAACTCAAACTTTATGA
- a CDS encoding glycosyltransferase family 39 protein — translation MKIAWPAIPNSVWWWLGGGLTFRTVVAWQLPAGFDEVYYYLYSRHLSWSYFDHPPIVALTTGIGWWLTDTIVPLTIRLGALGLYPLSLGLLYLTAEHLFDRQTGVLAIALASIAPLLWITFGTLTAPDNGLIFFWTLTLLIAAYEFIPAQGSALTPARAIAYQPSYRIVLLGATLGLAGLSKYHGFVLGVGLVGFCLTCDRTRKALWSPWTALSLLVFLLTLMPLWVWNSQHGWISFRFHLFMRFEGEDPSPYRVLQTLVTWLLGLVYLFPTIGLPLWWYTGRSLLQQIRDWIQPPFIAQEAVIRDRTALILWISLPIALGFTLLGGKQAIYPAWPAPGFWGLLLLLAHAASHWRRQTVRRWLAGTGFVLGGLAMVALLHLSLGLLQKPGNYSLFGGFVAPAQDGSTTLLDVVQLRSRVANAPAFTQALPDTDFIFTDEFYLSGYVDMALHPLTSLPITCFSQDPRGFAFWSSPTDWVGQDALYVTLASLHPDQNELVAEFQPYFQTVEPLQEIPLTRGGVVTETVLLYRATEMQQPYVYPYP, via the coding sequence ATGAAAATTGCCTGGCCTGCGATACCCAATAGCGTTTGGTGGTGGCTGGGGGGAGGGCTGACGTTCCGGACAGTTGTCGCTTGGCAATTGCCTGCGGGCTTTGACGAGGTTTATTACTACCTTTACAGCCGCCATTTAAGCTGGAGCTATTTTGACCACCCTCCCATCGTCGCCCTCACGACCGGAATTGGTTGGTGGCTGACAGATACCATCGTTCCCCTCACAATTCGCCTAGGGGCCTTAGGGCTTTACCCCCTGAGTCTAGGGCTGCTGTATCTGACTGCAGAGCATCTCTTTGATCGCCAAACCGGCGTTTTGGCGATCGCGCTTGCCTCTATTGCCCCCTTACTGTGGATTACCTTTGGCACTCTGACCGCCCCTGATAATGGGCTGATCTTTTTTTGGACCCTGACGCTGCTGATTGCCGCTTACGAGTTTATCCCCGCTCAGGGGTCAGCGTTAACGCCAGCCAGAGCAATCGCCTATCAGCCCTCTTACCGCATTGTGCTGCTGGGGGCCACGTTAGGGTTGGCCGGTTTGAGCAAGTATCACGGCTTTGTGTTGGGGGTAGGGCTGGTGGGGTTTTGTCTTACCTGCGACCGCACTCGCAAAGCGCTCTGGTCACCGTGGACAGCGCTTTCACTGCTGGTCTTTTTGCTGACGCTGATGCCGCTCTGGGTCTGGAACAGCCAGCATGGGTGGATTTCTTTTCGGTTTCATCTGTTTATGCGGTTTGAGGGGGAAGATCCAAGTCCGTATCGCGTTTTACAAACTCTGGTTACCTGGCTTTTGGGCCTTGTTTATCTGTTTCCAACCATCGGCCTGCCGCTCTGGTGGTACACCGGGCGATCGCTGCTACAGCAAATCCGTGACTGGATACAGCCCCCCTTCATAGCTCAGGAGGCAGTCATTCGCGATCGCACGGCCTTGATTTTATGGATTTCGCTTCCCATTGCCCTAGGCTTCACGCTACTCGGTGGTAAGCAAGCGATCTATCCGGCATGGCCTGCCCCTGGCTTTTGGGGACTGCTGCTGCTGCTAGCCCATGCCGCTAGTCACTGGCGACGGCAGACGGTTCGACGCTGGCTCGCGGGGACAGGGTTCGTGCTGGGCGGCCTGGCAATGGTTGCGCTGCTGCATCTGTCTCTGGGGCTGCTGCAAAAACCAGGAAATTACAGCCTCTTTGGCGGGTTTGTGGCCCCAGCCCAAGACGGCTCGACCACCTTGCTAGATGTGGTGCAGTTGCGATCGCGGGTCGCCAATGCCCCCGCATTCACCCAAGCGCTACCAGACACAGATTTTATTTTTACCGATGAGTTTTATCTATCAGGCTATGTCGACATGGCCTTACATCCATTAACTTCTCTACCCATCACCTGCTTCAGTCAAGATCCTCGGGGGTTTGCCTTTTGGAGCAGCCCTACCGACTGGGTAGGGCAAGACGCCCTCTACGTGACTTTGGCCAGCCTCCACCCTGATCAAAATGAATTAGTCGCAGAATTCCAGCCTTATTTTCAAACCGTAGAACCGCTGCAGGAGATTCCCCTCACCCGAGGAGGCGTTGTGACAGAAACAGTGTTGTTGTATCGGGCAACAGAGATGCAGCAGCCCTACGTTTACCCCTACCCCTAA
- the htpG gene encoding molecular chaperone HtpG has translation MATILEKGNISIHTENIFPIIKKWLYSEHEIFVRELVSNAVDAIQKLSLLTRSGQYSGDVSNPEIKIELNKEAKTLSISDTGLGMTADEVKKYINQVAFSSAEEFISKFKDSGDTSIIGHFGLGFYSSFMVANRVEIDTLSYQEGAEAIHWSCDGTTEFELSPSERAIVGTTVTLNLMDEEEEYLEPSRIRQLVKTYCDFMPVPIKLEDEVINKHEAPWKQSPNSLSDEDYLEFYRYLYPFQEDPLLWVHLNTDYPFVVNGILYFPKLKPDIDVTKSSIKLFCNQVFVSDNCEEVIPRFLMPLRGVIDSTDIPLNVSRSFLQNDRTVRKIADYIARKVGDSLKALYRDDRAKYIASWQDLGTFIKFGSLNDDKFKKQVEDFVIFRTTAKLGETADNETAKVEVQTDEGDAWAEVDAKPETATDANGYYYTTLKEYLERNKERHENRVFYATDEASQATYIALHQSQGLEVLFLDTFIDNHFVTFLEQQYSDVKFSRVDADLDETLLDKGKQSEIVDPNTNKTRDDEIKALFEKALNKPKVNVRTEALKADTPDTPPAMVLLPEATRRMQEMMAMMQQTAAEFPEEHVLLVNTAHPMIQNLANLGQSSIVQPDGSSSPAGELATLICQHVYDLALMAQKGFDANGMKSFVERSSKLLTQLTER, from the coding sequence ATGGCAACAATTCTGGAAAAAGGCAACATCAGCATCCATACTGAGAACATTTTCCCGATTATTAAGAAATGGCTCTACTCTGAGCATGAGATTTTTGTTCGAGAGCTGGTTTCAAATGCAGTAGACGCAATTCAAAAGTTGTCATTGCTCACGCGATCGGGGCAATATTCTGGCGATGTTAGCAACCCAGAGATCAAAATTGAGCTCAACAAAGAAGCCAAAACCCTGAGCATCTCAGATACAGGGTTGGGCATGACGGCGGATGAGGTCAAGAAGTATATCAACCAGGTGGCCTTCTCTAGCGCAGAGGAGTTTATCAGTAAGTTCAAGGACAGCGGTGATACCAGCATCATTGGTCATTTCGGCTTGGGCTTCTACTCTTCCTTCATGGTTGCTAACCGTGTTGAGATCGACACCCTCTCCTATCAGGAGGGTGCTGAAGCCATACATTGGAGCTGCGACGGCACCACAGAATTTGAGCTATCCCCCTCTGAACGAGCCATCGTTGGAACAACAGTCACGCTTAACTTAATGGATGAAGAGGAGGAATATTTAGAGCCCTCTCGTATCCGTCAACTCGTTAAAACCTACTGTGACTTCATGCCAGTGCCCATCAAGCTGGAAGATGAAGTCATTAATAAGCACGAGGCCCCTTGGAAACAGTCCCCTAACAGCCTCAGCGACGAAGACTATCTAGAGTTTTACCGGTATCTCTATCCTTTCCAGGAAGATCCACTGCTATGGGTACATCTCAATACCGATTACCCCTTTGTCGTAAACGGCATCCTTTATTTCCCTAAGCTGAAGCCTGATATTGACGTGACCAAGAGCAGTATCAAGCTGTTCTGTAATCAGGTATTCGTCAGCGATAACTGTGAAGAGGTCATTCCACGCTTCCTGATGCCTTTACGAGGGGTTATCGACAGTACAGACATTCCCCTCAATGTATCCCGCAGCTTCTTGCAGAACGATCGCACCGTACGCAAAATTGCCGACTACATTGCCCGCAAGGTGGGTGATAGCCTCAAGGCACTTTATCGGGACGATCGCGCCAAGTACATTGCCTCCTGGCAAGACCTCGGCACGTTTATCAAGTTTGGCTCCTTAAATGACGACAAATTCAAGAAACAGGTAGAAGATTTTGTTATCTTCCGCACGACGGCCAAACTTGGAGAAACCGCAGACAACGAGACCGCCAAGGTCGAAGTCCAAACGGATGAGGGAGATGCCTGGGCTGAGGTAGACGCCAAGCCAGAAACCGCAACCGATGCCAACGGTTATTACTACACCACCCTGAAAGAATATCTAGAGCGCAACAAAGAGCGCCACGAAAATCGGGTATTCTATGCCACCGATGAGGCGTCCCAAGCAACCTACATTGCGCTGCACCAATCCCAGGGACTAGAGGTTCTGTTCCTTGATACCTTCATCGATAACCATTTTGTGACTTTCCTTGAGCAGCAATATTCCGATGTGAAATTCTCTCGGGTAGATGCTGATCTCGATGAAACGCTGCTCGACAAAGGCAAACAAAGTGAGATTGTCGACCCCAACACGAACAAAACCCGTGATGATGAAATCAAGGCCCTATTCGAAAAAGCCTTGAATAAGCCTAAGGTCAATGTCCGGACAGAGGCGCTGAAGGCGGATACTCCAGATACCCCTCCGGCTATGGTGCTGCTTCCCGAAGCGACCCGTCGGATGCAGGAAATGATGGCCATGATGCAGCAAACCGCAGCAGAGTTTCCTGAGGAACATGTGCTGTTGGTTAATACCGCACACCCCATGATCCAAAACCTGGCAAACCTGGGCCAAAGCTCAATCGTGCAACCCGACGGCTCTAGCTCTCCAGCAGGAGAACTCGCCACCCTCATTTGCCAGCACGTTTATGATTTAGCCCTGATGGCACAAAAAGGGTTTGATGCAAACGGCATGAAGTCCTTTGTAGAGCGGTCTAGCAAGCTACTGACGCAGTTAACAGAACGCTAA
- a CDS encoding DUF3082 domain-containing protein gives MSTPQPTTDTEDKIATPEAPLSTRRILRAFTGSLIAGTMSLLFYKMLSAIATTFANKPIASTNVTAVNLSAAVRTLVLGMIALGTGVFAMAAIGLLLLGCQMIWQRVTGAEATATHSSES, from the coding sequence ATGAGTACTCCTCAGCCCACCACCGATACAGAAGATAAAATCGCGACGCCTGAAGCGCCCCTTTCAACCAGGCGAATCTTGCGGGCATTTACTGGGTCATTGATTGCAGGCACGATGTCGCTGCTGTTTTACAAAATGTTGAGCGCGATCGCCACCACCTTTGCCAATAAGCCCATCGCATCCACCAATGTGACTGCAGTGAATCTATCAGCAGCTGTGCGCACCCTGGTGTTGGGCATGATTGCGCTGGGAACTGGGGTGTTTGCGATGGCTGCGATCGGGTTATTGCTCTTAGGCTGCCAGATGATTTGGCAGCGGGTGACAGGGGCCGAAGCCACGGCCACCCACTCTTCTGAGTCTTAG
- a CDS encoding DUF1643 domain-containing protein — MINRSAQFDRTGQYRYRLDRWWNGAQPAIALIMLNPSRADHQRDDPTLRRCIGLAQQWQYGSLIVVNLFAYCTPFPKDLKTVGDPVGAENDAAILQACQQAPQILLAWGNGGSLYQRDLRVLELLTPYRDRLYCLGINRTGQPRHPLYIPRQAQLHSWVGGLSQKAEILR, encoded by the coding sequence ATGATCAATCGCTCTGCCCAGTTTGACAGGACAGGGCAGTATCGATATCGGTTAGATCGCTGGTGGAATGGGGCCCAGCCTGCGATCGCCCTCATTATGCTGAACCCTAGCCGTGCGGATCACCAGCGCGATGACCCTACGCTGCGCCGCTGCATCGGTCTGGCTCAGCAATGGCAGTACGGTAGCCTTATCGTCGTTAATTTGTTTGCTTACTGCACCCCCTTCCCAAAAGATTTGAAAACAGTTGGAGACCCCGTTGGCGCAGAGAACGATGCCGCTATCCTTCAGGCTTGCCAGCAAGCCCCGCAGATTTTATTGGCCTGGGGCAATGGGGGCAGCCTCTATCAGCGCGATCTCAGGGTGCTGGAGTTGCTGACGCCGTATCGCGATCGTCTCTACTGCTTAGGGATTAATCGTACTGGGCAGCCCCGGCACCCCCTCTACATTCCCCGACAGGCCCAGCTGCATTCCTGGGTGGGAGGTTTATCGCAAAAAGCAGAAATATTAAGGTAA
- a CDS encoding ATP-dependent helicase, producing the protein MHEAIAPDRATVLAEIRQGLRERQRALADWAGGPLAVSAVPGAGKSTGMAAAAAITIARHGLNARHQLVLVTFTRSAAANLKVKVQRHLRALQLPLNSFVVYTLHGLALTIATRNPDLSGISLDTLTLLTPTQGNRLIRTCVERWIAENPQPYQRLLEGRQFDGEETERLRRQSTLRTEILPNLATTVIHEAKSSGVLPADLRQWAQVVTRPLVEGIEDYDVLTVAAGLYDQYQSLLKQRNFIDYDDMILAALRVLESEEAKRFWRDRVFAVFEDEAQDSAPLQTALLETLAADPIDPQAPLNLVRVGDPNQAINSTFTPADPVFFNQFCDRVQHQERLIVMDQAGRSSPIIMAAANATLQWVNQSGLAGTLPPFRAQKICPVPPGDPQPQANPAPIGQGVEFHRPETVTETVQRLAARSLALYEAEPDIRLAILVRENRQGRFISQLLRDPDALGTDLLTTGLRIFDVGEQDRQTHVPSEMLTLLQFIERPHSPDRVKAALRVLVDRQRLPSQDLNILAKLPEQFLYPGPLDAPLATEAAQQARRLCTGLLRARLELPPYPLIPFVGLTLGYNQSELATADKLAARLAQQTRENNTLRAMIRVLQEIVGTERFEAVDTEDREDRYTRPGQLTILTMHKAKGLDWDGVFLPFLHERTIPGSLWVPPQQTFLGDFSLPEVARAQIRAETHAEQKPAPIPDLLGAWQQAKALKIAEEFRLLYVAMTRAKRLLWMSAAQQAPFSWSNPDNLTESAPCPCLPAVMARLKPRSSLS; encoded by the coding sequence ATGCACGAGGCGATCGCGCCTGACCGAGCAACTGTGCTGGCAGAGATTCGACAGGGGCTGCGAGAAAGGCAGCGCGCCTTGGCTGATTGGGCAGGTGGCCCACTCGCTGTCTCAGCTGTCCCGGGGGCAGGTAAGTCTACCGGAATGGCAGCGGCAGCTGCGATCACGATTGCCCGTCACGGTCTCAATGCCCGCCACCAGTTGGTTTTGGTTACGTTTACCCGGTCTGCGGCGGCCAACCTCAAGGTCAAAGTGCAGCGGCACTTAAGGGCGCTTCAACTGCCTTTAAATAGTTTTGTGGTGTATACGCTACATGGTTTAGCGCTCACCATTGCCACGCGTAATCCTGACCTATCGGGCATTAGCCTCGACACCCTAACCCTGCTAACGCCAACCCAGGGGAATCGCCTCATCCGCACCTGTGTTGAGCGCTGGATTGCCGAAAATCCACAACCCTACCAGCGACTCCTGGAGGGGCGTCAATTTGATGGTGAAGAAACAGAACGACTGCGGCGGCAGTCTACCTTGCGCACTGAGATTTTGCCGAACCTAGCCACTACGGTTATCCATGAAGCCAAAAGCTCTGGAGTCTTGCCAGCAGATTTGAGGCAGTGGGCTCAGGTTGTTACCCGCCCCTTGGTAGAAGGTATCGAGGACTATGATGTGCTCACGGTAGCGGCTGGACTGTACGACCAGTACCAAAGTCTGCTGAAGCAACGCAATTTTATTGACTATGACGACATGATTCTGGCGGCGTTGCGGGTGTTGGAGTCTGAGGAAGCCAAGCGATTTTGGCGCGATCGCGTCTTTGCAGTCTTTGAAGATGAAGCCCAGGATTCTGCCCCCCTGCAAACGGCCCTACTCGAAACCCTGGCGGCGGATCCGATCGATCCCCAAGCTCCGCTCAATCTGGTGCGGGTGGGGGATCCTAACCAGGCTATTAACTCTACCTTTACCCCAGCCGATCCGGTCTTTTTTAATCAGTTTTGCGATCGCGTACAGCACCAGGAACGACTGATTGTGATGGATCAAGCCGGGCGCAGTAGCCCCATTATTATGGCCGCGGCCAATGCCACCCTACAGTGGGTGAACCAATCGGGCCTGGCGGGTACCCTACCCCCCTTTAGAGCCCAGAAGATTTGCCCTGTTCCCCCTGGGGATCCTCAGCCCCAGGCGAATCCAGCGCCCATTGGCCAGGGGGTCGAGTTTCATCGCCCCGAAACTGTCACTGAAACAGTCCAGCGCTTAGCGGCGCGATCGCTGGCCCTATATGAGGCTGAGCCTGATATCCGGTTGGCAATTTTGGTGCGGGAGAATCGACAAGGGCGATTTATTAGCCAACTGCTTCGGGATCCAGATGCCTTAGGAACTGATTTACTAACGACCGGACTGCGCATTTTCGATGTCGGCGAACAAGACCGGCAAACCCATGTGCCCTCGGAAATGTTGACCTTGCTGCAGTTTATCGAGCGACCCCATTCCCCTGATCGAGTCAAGGCAGCTCTGCGGGTTTTGGTTGATCGTCAACGTCTCCCCTCGCAAGATCTCAATATATTGGCGAAACTGCCGGAACAGTTTCTTTATCCGGGCCCTTTAGATGCCCCACTGGCCACGGAAGCCGCGCAACAGGCCCGCCGTCTCTGCACGGGGCTGTTGCGCGCCCGCTTAGAACTGCCCCCTTACCCTCTTATTCCCTTTGTGGGGCTAACCCTAGGCTATAACCAAAGCGAACTCGCCACTGCCGATAAGTTAGCTGCCCGCTTAGCCCAGCAGACCCGTGAAAACAATACCCTGCGGGCCATGATTCGAGTCCTTCAGGAAATCGTTGGCACGGAGCGCTTTGAAGCCGTTGACACAGAAGATCGAGAGGATCGCTACACGCGTCCTGGTCAACTAACAATCCTCACCATGCATAAAGCCAAAGGGCTGGACTGGGATGGAGTATTTCTTCCCTTTCTCCATGAGCGTACGATTCCAGGCAGCTTGTGGGTGCCCCCACAACAGACCTTCTTGGGGGATTTCAGCTTGCCTGAAGTGGCTCGGGCTCAGATTCGGGCAGAAACCCATGCTGAGCAGAAACCGGCCCCGATTCCCGACTTGTTGGGTGCTTGGCAGCAGGCAAAGGCGCTGAAAATTGCTGAGGAGTTTCGTCTGCTCTATGTCGCCATGACCCGGGCTAAACGGCTACTGTGGATGTCAGCAGCGCAGCAAGCTCCCTTCAGCTGGAGCAATCCTGACAATCTGACCGAGTCGGCCCCCTGTCCGTGCCTACCTGCGGTGATGGCCAGATTAAAACCCCGGTCATCGTTGAGTTGA